cggaatcctacgtcaactatgcggtcgtgtgtcagacacaaccctcctgtgacttttttattagTGATATACCTCCTTATTctacgcggcgaatgacgtgagatggttCAAGtgactgcattcccgtaggcaAATGACGTgactatgggccctattccagaaaacgagacgagcagacgagtgctcgtctcgtttgttttcatattccagaagccgagctcgacttcttctttttttctttgttttgaagaggctttaaacttagaagttcattcgcttctaacaAGCTCGActaaaacagacgagtagctcgtctggctcgacgaccgttcGGCCGCATtcgtcgatgaatcagtcgaatcgtctagtttgtttgatgtgtttgttcaccttgttgattgaaagcatcggtatttttctgctccgcctttatcttcaaaaattatttcacggctaaactagtattgtgcgattcacatagaactttacggagaagaacgtctacgttccgtcaacgtccaattcacacatgcagtcaatgcttccaccagcaccgtcacgtcaaatgatgttattcatggtttcgccacctacaacaattttaaatttcaatgccctctttcaaatcagcatgcctagaatcagttctaaattttgaaaaattcaatgaaaatcaatgaattaaattatttaactgctcaaaccccgtagtccgacccttattcaacaataataataaatagaatatttctctcagctagtcgcgaatgattttcactccgaaattcggagctaagagatatgttggcataaaaagtacagtaaggtAAACATTTCCAATTAAACGTATTGCATCAcaaatctgttcaattagcttaatgtcgaattagatataaattactgtataaccaaatcaaaacaaaagccgagacacaaagcccagacaaaaaccaaacgagccgtccgtctccgtcaattattcttttctacaaatcctgccggtcgttttcgttgaacgtatgctgacgggtcgttacgttgcatgtgtatgtgaatgtttccataagaaatacatggtagaataactgacgtaacgtgacgtgacgtggatgttgtatgtgaatcgcacttattgcataagcaatgtatgcagccgtatggcacccgccatgtttttggtgccaacatctcacacgtcagaagtatttgttttcttcaaaacagcgatccgcgttgacggcagtgagcttcgttcactagtttaggggaacgtcaaagaacagctgattttcagtcggagtgaacgttttcaaaattaaaattatgaatgaaaaatagcttttccatatcaaattagtattctgtttaaattaaaaacatttttgtttgcaggtggggaaaaagtctcatacgaaaattgtttatgaagacaactttatattattattataaagaaaaaatcagcaacaatgttggaattgtatgaccatatggttgaatgaaagtcagaaatacgtgtttctaataattaaataacataatgtaaaaattttcattcaaattttaaaatttgaaaaccagctccgtgtcttctaatctggtaaagattacactaacgattttgggacccaaaatatggctctaacttgaagtcgccaccagacgtcgacgtcatcgcgaattaccaaattaccaccatctgacgtatcgtgatgtcgatgatgaacttttgcaacgagatggaaaatgaaaggtgggaagattttctaaatctgtgacgtcacagattttgtttatgtatgttacttttcttataatagcccACTATCATATTCTCCATCTCGCTTttgcagcagagggatagtgagatacgcggtgacggtaggtagagtgctGAATTTtgcgataatcgtgtcatacacctgaatgtatgttttcaactgcaaccatcaaattcaattcctaGAGGcggatgaactgaaaagtttaaatcctcttaaagccaaaaagaagaagaagaagaaattcaattcagtaaatttacagattttcaattgggcctcttccaaacaacacaaccaaatgtaaacattgaactcatataaagggatgctagatgactaTTTTGATTATTATAGCACGGCACGAAAcgggtcttcacatattgaacgaaaatgagtaattcaaaacaactactttattggaaatgcatatatatagatttaaggtgaaggtggaagctagccattgtagtagtataggtaaaccctcgtgtaaaaatggggtaatagtgtttgtgagagaagagcaaagtacacgtaaatagatcaattcacttatcagactgtgtggcgattcattgacacgagtcttgagcgtaacatgagcaaatttataacacatgcgaattggggcacttttggtattaacaagttcttccgcatagtgactcgatgttgataattccttaatattttccttcgttgatcgtattgttttcacatattcacgttggaaagccttaacccttctcttcgttggccgaggcatttagattgaatttaatacttttccgtataCTGTTTTtaaaagcataggcagccgtgacagtgttccgagctctgcaatacaattttcttacccaatgttaaagttgctaaaacttacattatagacccattaaacgtaaaaataataattgtattgatatcaacacaattttattctattgattttcatgacatgggacgctatgactccggaataacattttattgagtggtttttatagctgtttcgatgatgttgtttggcatcagtgtcgaaaaaataacgatgcttccaccaatacaaacaaaaccattgcagaagattgaaaaacgaaaatttaactttcagagcacttgctcgagttttccgacgttcttcactatacggtgcgaaaacagatgaaaatttaatatcttgtgagtaatcgattagagtttggttgatattacttgatgggaagtgtgcgaaaacgatcattttcttcacattgttccgcaaaattattgattttcgggcgagaggtgagggagggagatgaaagaaatgagcgccatttgtggctattggtatttttttggtaaatcggtgattaggtgaacaaacactgcccccaataaatccataataacaaaacgtctgagtgatgaaaccatatgctcgaggaaaaatatcaatgaaaccaaaagatatatgaaacttattccttttcgttatgtttttttaatattttggcactgagaaaagagtatcgattgatcaattttaaaactgtctgttgtttttctcaaaacaaaaacatgtcttctcatctgacatcactgatcataccgagaaaaactgactgaagtctctccagtctgccaaataaaacattcattTGTGAATAAAAAGGATAGACTAGCTCAAGATTAGATGGATGTACGTTGAAGCAAGCAAATAATGGGAAATACGTGCCGTAGGAACAGGTGCAAGAGATGCTTCTTAGTCAAGAAATAAGCGTTTTGACTAGGTAGCTCctcttatttcaataattcattctgCGCCCCACTTTTCTATCAAAACTCAGCCGCGATATAGGAAATTCCCAGGGCTACTATCTTTTTATGAGTCATAAATCAAACATATAATGCAAATATTGGTGCTGTCATTCAGCAATGTTTGCCAATAGCAAAAATAACCTTTTTAACAGCCAAATTTACATTTTAAGGGGGCGCAGAATTAGGAACACACCATACATTTAGGTAACAGAATCGTTTATTCTTTCAAAAGTCTTAACTACGCGAAATATGGTGGATTTAAGGTTGATTTCGGAGATCTGTTGAACAAATTTCAATAGCCGTTTATCTTCTTTGCCTCATTCTGCGGCTCCTGCCAATGGGATCGACGAACGTGGTCTATAAGGTTATGTTTGCCAAACAGTTTCTCATCGCAATAATCACACTTCAATTCGTTTTGCTCGTTGCCTCCATCCGCATCAGCCGGTTTCTTTTGGTGTACCTTAACATGCTGGTTCAGCTGAGCACGATTCGGGAAGCGATCCAAACAGATGTTGCATTTAAACGGTCTATTGTACACAACATGAGCATTTCTATGACGTTTGAAGCGATCTATCGAGGTGTTTCCCGTTTTCTCCATGATTGCTGGATCAAGTATTTCCTCCTGGCCATGGGTCTTTGCTTTGTGACGATTCAATTGTAGTTTCGACGCTAGTGTATAGTGGCAAACGTCACATTTAAAACGCCTCGTGGGATCATGCTTGACAATAATATGGGAACGACACTGGCTTTTGTTGATGAACTGTTGACCACATATAAGACAACAATGCTTTCCGTTAACACCAAATTGGTAATTTGCCTCAAAAAAAGATTCATTCGGATCTACAATCATTTGCACTTCCTCTAGCTGATCGGCTGGGTTGTCGCTAACCTGAGCACTTTCTGTTATCGGGCAATAATCAACCCCGATCACGTACGATGAATTCTCCAATCCACCGGTGTCATCGTGATTATAATCCTGATCAACGGGATCTATCATTTCTTCTATAACAGAAATTTGGTATGTATCCTGCTGTGATGGTAGCTAGTAAACAAATTCGAATTGTTCTCATTTAATGCTAAAAATTTATATGGAATTAAGCATACCTCTTTTTTCGACATCATCATCCCCCGTATTTTCTCGTCGCTGCGCAGACAAATGTCGTACAGTTCATATGCGGATAGCAAGCGCCATTTGCAGCTACGGCAAATTCTATCCGGCATGTCTTCCGACATCTCATTATATCCGAGAGGAGAACATATAGTCGTCATGATGCTGTACAAACTTCTATCTTGATATTCACCGATCGTGGTCAAGATCGATTCCATTTCTTTAGTATTATCTCCATCGCTTCCAACAGGGTCCCCATTCTGGAGACAAATCCGACAGATGTTGGGACCTGTTGGTGTAATGTTTCTACCGGCGACACAGCTAGAGAAATGAGTCTCCATTTTCACAAACAATTGCTTCGCTTGCAAAACAAATAGTCGGAACGACAGTTTGAATCCGAATGGAAAATgctatttatttttgtttatcacATGAGCAGGGGTGCCAAGTGGCTCGACACGTAAATGTCTCTATCATGATTGGCACATGTCTTGCTTCCAGAAAGTCGCCCtctaaaataacaaaatttcagCGTAAAAGACTCAAAACCAACAATTACGCTTTTATTCATTTCTCACATAATTTTAGAAAGATAGTTTCTGtcttcatttatttttgaactaggtgatccggcgaacttcgtctcaCCCACGATTGACACatgatttttttaatcatttcgaacactcaagttcccgcACAGATTATTTTAATGTACGTGATCTATCGCCGtagataatttcttttttgacgtataaacctgacgcagaatAAGATGCATCAAACCTGGTACTGACTGTTAAATCCGGTGCTCAGTTCTTGAGTTGAGTCGTGAGGAACGGTGttcacaaatattttttatttatatggatatgcaaaattttccgaaaaatgaCTTTCCAATTTCCCAACTTTTCGAAtggttttcataacttttttggcgtataaacctgacgcagaatAAGATgcatcaaacctgatactgGCTGTTAAACCCTTTgctcgtgaggaacggacaccaaatcatttttatttatataggtttacaaactccgcctgcgaatgacggatctctatagtagcatgtccgaaaaaggacctgaaactattgagaaccataGTAGAAGGTCCAAATTCCCTATGGAGgttggttgtaatagctgttatccatggtttttatggaaagaaagaaatggatgAACTcttaatcacatcactcaccacagtgaattctgattcttacctctccccactaacaactattccttccttgataaacgctagggaaccacgctatagaggcgacccatctggctttcgggcggtgaatatcatactaacattccttccctttctcaGGTGACTGTATGGACGtgtccggcgtcgttattgactatttaaagttcaTATCACCGAAACTTTTACAATGAGAATggattgctactcccaagcgtcattcggtatgttctttgtgcaatttcgctggttcaggtcaatcacggagagcaactacgaagtgtacagtctacccaagctcaagctcatttatttttgaatttacaGCCGTCGAAATGcctcttcacatctggcatctctgctaatgAACGTCACTTTTCTCACTCAAGATAAAAAGTGCTGTCAAACAAAAAGctaaaaaatagcattttcattcGGATTTAGATTGTGCTGCGTTACCAATATTTGTTTTGCAAGAAAAGCAATTGATCGTGAAAATGGAGACTCGTTTCTCTAGTGGCGTCTCCGGTAAAATCATTACACCAACAGGTCCCAACATTTGCCGTATTTGTCTCCTCAATGGAGGCCCTGTTGGAAGCGATGGAGATAACGCGAAAGGAATGGAATCGATCTTTACAACGGTCGGTGAATACGAAGATAGAAGTTTGTACGGCATTATGATGACCGTGTGTGCTCCTCTCGGCAAGAAGGAAGTGCTGAAGGGTATGCCGGATAGAATTTGCCGTAGCTGCAAATGGCGCTTGCTGTCCGCATATGAACTGTACGATATTTGTCTGCGCAGCGACGAAAAGATAAGGGGGGTGATGGAGTCGAAAAAACAGGTATTCCATATGATTTTTAAGCAATGAATGCGAAAACAATTCGAGATAAATTTTCAGCTACTATCCCAGAAAAATCCTGATCAGATTTCTGTAAAGCAGGAAATTATAGATCCCGATGATCAGGATTACAATCATGATGACACCGGTGGATTGGAGAACTCATCGTACATGATGGGGGACCATTATTTCCCGACAGCAGAGAGCACCCTGATGAGTGACAACCCGACGGAACTGCTAGAGGAAATGCAAACGACTGTAGACCCGAACGAAACTTTGTTCGAGGCAAATTACAAATTCGATGATAATGGAAACCATTGCTGTCTTATATGTGGCCAAGAGTTCGTCTACAAAAGCCAGTGTCGTTCCCATATTATTGTCAAGCATGATCCTATGAAGCCTTTCAAATGCGACGTTTGTCACTACACATTAACGACGGAACTTCGATTGATACGCCACAAGGCAATGACTCATGGCGAGGAGGAATTGCTTGAGCCAGCCATCAAGGAGGAAAAAGATGATCCGGTGGATAGCATATACACTTGCAAGATTTGttccaaaaccttcacctcgaTAGTTCGCTTCAAACGACATAAGAACGTTCACGTCGTGTACAACAGACCGTTCAAGTGCGATATCTGCTTGTATCG
The Toxorhynchites rutilus septentrionalis strain SRP chromosome 2, ASM2978413v1, whole genome shotgun sequence genome window above contains:
- the LOC129768894 gene encoding zinc finger protein 521-like, translated to METHFSSCVAGRNITPTGPNICRICLQNGDPVGSDGDNTKEMESILTTIGEYQDRSLYSIMTTICSPLGYNEMSEDMPDRICRSCKWRLLSAYELYDICLRSDEKIRGMMMSKKELPSQQDTYQISVIEEMIDPVDQDYNHDDTGGLENSSYVIGVDYCPITESAQVSDNPADQLEEVQMIVDPNESFFEANYQFGVNGKHCCLICGQQFINKSQCRSHIIVKHDPTRRFKCDVCHYTLASKLQLNRHKAKTHGQEEILDPAIMEKTGNTSIDRFKRHRNAHVVYNRPFKCNICLDRFPNRAQLNQHVKVHQKKPADADGGNEQNELKCDYCDEKLFGKHNLIDHVRRSHWQEPQNEAKKINGY